The following nucleotide sequence is from Terriglobales bacterium.
GCCCGGAGAGATCGCGTCCAGTTGGATTTTCGTGCTGCGCGCCGGCTGTACCTCCGGCGCCGAGCGCCATCCCGACAGCATCCAGCGCTTCATGTCGTACCGCGGCTCGGCAGATATGCAGACCTGGGACGGCGCGAAGTGGGTCTCGCACATCCTGACGAGTGTTCCGGACGGCGGTAATCAGCAAGCCTTGCAGGACAGGTGGCTCTCGATCCCGGCCAACACCTGGCATCGGCCGGTGATGGGGCCAGGCGATTGGGCCGTGGTGTCGTTTCACACCGCGCCGGATGACCAATTGATTGAGGAGCGCCCCGTGGACGACGAAAACCCCGACCTCGGCGAGACGTCGGCAGAGCCTTATGCCGGAAGGAAAGCGCGGTAACTGACCCGCGACCGCTGCCTCAGCGCGTGCGCCCGGGCAGGCTGTGCCGCAGCGGAAGGCTTTCGGAAAAACCCATCTGCCAGAAATCGTCCATGCCCACGAACTCCAGCGCGAGTTCGACCGCCTCGTCGGAGCTGACTTTGCGAAAGACGACGCGCGCCTGGGTGTAGCGGCCCCGTTCCAGCCACCAGACCATGACCTCGTCGGAGAGCTTGATGCGGGCCTCGCAGCTCACCAGGCATCCGTGGCGGCTCAGCATGCGCGTTTCAGCCGGCACTTCGCGCCAGGTGCCTTGTGGTTCGCGCCAGTGAATCATGACCGGCAGGCGCATCGG
It contains:
- a CDS encoding PilZ domain-containing protein, encoding METGKARKRRGRRIPMRLPVMIHWREPQGTWREVPAETRMLSRHGCLVSCEARIKLSDEVMVWWLERGRYTQARVVFRKVSSDEAVELALEFVGMDDFWQMGFSESLPLRHSLPGRTR